A window of the Flavobacterium sangjuense genome harbors these coding sequences:
- a CDS encoding DNA-directed RNA polymerase subunit alpha, giving the protein MAIFNFQKPDKVIMIDSTDFEGKFEFRPLEPGYGLTVGNALRRVLLSALEGYAITSIRIDGVEHEFSTISGVVEDVTEIILNLKQVRFKRQIEDVDNETVSISISGKDQITAGDFQKFISGFQVLNPELVICNLDSKVNLNMELTIEKGRGYVPAEENKKQNAAIGTIFTDSIFTPVKNVKYAIENFRVEQKTDYEKLVFEIKTDGSINPKDALTEAAKVLIHHFMLFSDERITLEADEIAQTESYDEESLHMRQLLKTKLVDMDLSVRALNCLKAAEVDTLGDLVSFNKNDLMKFRNFGKKSLTELDELVANKNLTFGMDLGKYKLDKE; this is encoded by the coding sequence ATGGCAATATTTAATTTTCAGAAGCCCGATAAAGTTATCATGATCGATTCAACCGATTTTGAAGGTAAGTTTGAATTCAGACCTTTAGAACCAGGATACGGATTGACAGTTGGTAATGCACTTAGAAGAGTTTTACTTTCTGCGTTGGAAGGTTATGCAATTACATCTATCAGAATTGATGGTGTTGAGCATGAGTTTTCTACTATTTCAGGAGTTGTAGAAGATGTTACTGAAATTATCCTAAATCTAAAACAAGTACGTTTCAAACGTCAGATTGAAGATGTAGATAATGAAACAGTTTCTATCTCAATTTCAGGAAAAGATCAAATTACAGCTGGTGATTTCCAAAAATTCATTTCTGGTTTCCAGGTATTGAATCCGGAATTGGTTATCTGTAACTTAGATAGCAAAGTAAATCTTAATATGGAATTAACTATCGAGAAAGGTCGTGGTTATGTTCCTGCAGAAGAGAACAAAAAACAAAACGCAGCAATCGGAACAATATTTACTGACTCAATTTTTACTCCGGTAAAAAATGTAAAGTATGCTATTGAAAACTTCCGTGTGGAGCAAAAAACAGATTATGAAAAATTAGTTTTCGAAATCAAAACTGATGGTTCAATCAATCCAAAAGATGCTTTAACAGAAGCTGCCAAAGTTTTAATTCACCACTTTATGTTGTTCTCTGATGAGAGAATCACGCTTGAAGCTGATGAAATTGCTCAAACTGAGTCTTATGATGAGGAATCATTACACATGAGACAATTGCTTAAAACAAAACTTGTTGATATGGATTTATCTGTAAGAGCATTGAATTGTTTGAAAGCTGCAGAAGTTGATACACTTGGAGATCTTGTATCTTTCAACAAAAATGACTTAATGAAGTTCCGTAACTTCGGTAAAAAATCACTAACTGAGTTAGATGAATTGGTTGCCAACAAGAATTTAACATTCGGAATGGATTTAGGTAAATACAAATTAGATAAAGAATAA
- the carA gene encoding glutamine-hydrolyzing carbamoyl-phosphate synthase small subunit, giving the protein MQHTTRPQAILLLADGTIFHGKSIGISGKTFGEVCFNTGMTGYQEIFTDPSYFGQIMVATNPHIGNYGVNENEVESEKIMISGLVCKNFSFNHSRPDSESNLYDYFEKQNLICISDVDTRALVSYIRDNGAQNAVICTDGTSVEELKKQLSNVPDMKGLELASTVSVTEPYFFGHENATYKIAALDLGIKRNILRNLAKRDCYIKVFPYNTSFEELESFNADGYFLSNGPGDPEPLEGVIGVAQQLIASDKPLFGICLGHQIIGLANGVSTYKMFNGHRGINHPVMNVLTGKGEITSQNHGFAVNREELEKHPDLEITHYHINDNTVAGMRMKSKNVFSVQYHPEASPGPHDSSYLFDDFITNIKKAKSLLEV; this is encoded by the coding sequence ATGCAACACACAACAAGACCACAGGCCATTTTACTTCTAGCCGACGGAACCATCTTTCACGGTAAATCAATTGGAATTTCGGGGAAGACTTTTGGAGAAGTTTGCTTCAACACAGGAATGACCGGTTATCAGGAAATTTTTACCGATCCGTCTTATTTCGGGCAAATCATGGTAGCAACCAATCCGCACATTGGAAACTATGGCGTAAATGAAAATGAAGTAGAATCTGAAAAAATCATGATATCAGGATTGGTTTGTAAAAATTTCAGTTTCAACCATTCGCGTCCCGATTCTGAAAGCAACCTGTATGACTATTTCGAAAAGCAAAACTTAATCTGCATTTCAGATGTTGATACAAGAGCTTTGGTGAGTTACATCCGTGACAACGGCGCACAAAATGCGGTTATTTGTACCGACGGAACTTCTGTAGAAGAGTTGAAAAAACAATTGTCAAATGTTCCCGACATGAAAGGGTTGGAGCTGGCCTCAACGGTGTCAGTAACCGAACCTTATTTTTTTGGTCACGAAAATGCAACCTATAAAATCGCGGCACTGGATTTAGGAATCAAAAGAAATATCTTGAGAAACTTAGCGAAAAGAGATTGCTATATCAAAGTGTTTCCATACAATACCTCTTTCGAGGAATTAGAATCTTTTAATGCTGACGGTTACTTTTTATCAAATGGTCCGGGCGATCCGGAACCGTTAGAAGGAGTAATTGGTGTTGCTCAGCAATTGATTGCATCTGACAAGCCGTTATTCGGAATTTGTTTAGGGCATCAGATTATAGGTTTGGCAAACGGAGTTTCTACTTATAAGATGTTTAACGGTCACAGAGGAATTAACCATCCGGTTATGAATGTCCTGACAGGAAAAGGAGAAATCACTTCGCAAAACCACGGATTTGCAGTAAACAGAGAAGAGCTTGAAAAGCATCCCGATTTAGAAATTACCCATTATCATATCAATGACAATACCGTAGCAGGAATGCGAATGAAATCCAAAAATGTTTTCTCGGTGCAATACCATCCTGAAGCAAGTCCCGGTCCACATGATTCGTCGTATCTTTTTGATGATTTTATAACGAATATCAAAAAAGCGAAAAGCCTACTTGAAGTATAA
- a CDS encoding T9SS type B sorting domain-containing protein, which translates to MSNQKLLYFFNRHNLTLLVVLMSVFCFSQNETNNWSFGVNAGLDFSNGDVAVLNDRAMVTPAGCASISDNDGNLLFYTNGQTVWNKNHQIMLNGEGLSGEIDGIQSPLIVPKPNDTSTYFIFYTRQAVLTSPVYYLPGIYYAEVKFDEANPFGYVTVNKDVRIAEIEATNRIAAIHHPQSDTIRVICMTKPDPVFGVMIPDGEFIFRIFNVTPTGVNLTPVKRPIDRSITRLGAMKIAPDGSYLAFADSASQKVYFYSYNNETISFEPYFTLPTVPAFGVFINPYGIEFSQDSKMFYYSGDGYVVQFQYRNIGGVDPAEYYLMPIENPGSIQLSRNGKIYIAQGNSSNPNGKISVINKPEKIGEECLFIAESVEFGDAASTKGLPMFVASYLRSRIIPSKDDCVDVAFSFELDAYRQILSVEWDFGDGATSTDFNPTHLFSTPGIHKVKARIIMDNNQAVTLYKDVEAYPLPQLAPNQTLTQCDTDVDGISVFNLENIKDLAVHADPDFIYTFYHSLDDANNDINRIPDSQHYTNVSNPEEIFVKIVSSKGCVTITNFYLENYQANALPISDIYVCESSDDVLNNSEGKFNIRAKELDIRAELAIPAEFTITFYANLTDAQTKISPLDRYHTSATTVLWVRIEDDSHNCFGVMPFNAIVNSIIDLDIESQYTICDPSVQPPIILDGGSSNYSWIWKNQSGSIISTQRFFQPTQEGNYSITVQKQENGISCSLTKEFRVIKVAAPEFLEVRANNGQVFVSVNGNSTYQFSLDGINYFGSGNSYTFSSVAAGIHTVYVKDIHNCEKSITTQIYMMTIPNYFTPNNDGINEEWKIFGLSKKFYSGVEIQIFDRYGKLLYNMDMNGNEYGWPGISDKRLYPADDYWYKISLTDLENKLIIKTGHFSLIR; encoded by the coding sequence ATGAGTAACCAAAAACTACTTTATTTTTTTAATAGACATAATTTAACCTTGCTGGTTGTTTTGATGTCTGTTTTTTGCTTCTCTCAAAATGAAACAAATAATTGGTCTTTTGGTGTAAATGCCGGATTGGATTTTAGCAATGGAGATGTAGCAGTTCTAAATGACAGGGCTATGGTTACACCTGCCGGATGTGCTAGTATTTCAGACAATGACGGTAATTTGTTGTTTTATACCAATGGACAGACAGTTTGGAATAAAAATCATCAAATAATGCTAAATGGAGAAGGTTTGTCCGGAGAAATAGATGGGATTCAATCTCCTTTAATTGTCCCAAAACCAAATGACACTTCCACGTATTTCATTTTTTATACAAGACAGGCTGTGCTGACAAGTCCGGTGTATTATTTACCCGGAATATATTATGCAGAAGTTAAGTTTGATGAGGCAAATCCCTTTGGTTATGTTACAGTGAACAAGGATGTCAGGATTGCTGAAATAGAAGCGACAAACAGAATTGCAGCAATTCATCATCCTCAGAGTGATACCATAAGGGTAATTTGCATGACAAAACCAGATCCGGTATTTGGAGTCATGATTCCTGATGGAGAATTTATATTCAGAATATTTAATGTAACGCCAACCGGTGTGAATTTAACTCCTGTAAAAAGACCAATAGATCGAAGTATAACCAGACTTGGAGCAATGAAAATTGCGCCCGATGGAAGTTATTTAGCTTTCGCCGATAGTGCCAGTCAAAAAGTATACTTCTATAGCTATAATAATGAAACCATTAGTTTCGAACCATATTTTACACTGCCAACAGTTCCTGCATTTGGCGTGTTTATCAATCCTTATGGCATTGAATTTTCACAAGATTCTAAAATGTTTTATTATTCAGGAGATGGTTATGTAGTGCAGTTTCAATATAGAAATATAGGAGGAGTGGATCCGGCAGAATATTATTTGATGCCTATAGAAAATCCGGGATCAATTCAGCTGTCCAGAAATGGTAAAATATACATTGCTCAGGGAAATTCAAGTAATCCTAATGGAAAGATATCGGTAATAAATAAGCCCGAAAAAATAGGGGAGGAATGTCTTTTTATCGCAGAATCAGTCGAGTTTGGAGATGCAGCTTCTACCAAAGGATTGCCAATGTTTGTAGCTTCCTATTTGAGAAGCCGAATTATTCCGTCTAAAGACGATTGTGTTGATGTTGCCTTTAGTTTTGAATTGGATGCCTACAGACAAATACTATCTGTTGAATGGGATTTTGGAGACGGAGCAACTTCAACCGATTTTAATCCAACTCACCTTTTCAGCACACCGGGAATCCATAAAGTGAAAGCAAGAATAATAATGGATAATAATCAGGCGGTTACTTTGTATAAAGATGTTGAAGCCTATCCGTTACCACAGCTGGCACCAAATCAAACACTTACTCAATGTGATACCGACGTAGATGGGATTTCGGTTTTTAATCTTGAAAATATAAAAGATTTAGCCGTTCATGCGGATCCTGATTTTATCTATACTTTTTATCACAGTTTGGATGATGCCAATAACGATATTAATCGAATTCCTGATTCACAGCATTATACCAATGTTTCAAATCCAGAAGAGATTTTTGTAAAAATAGTCAGCTCCAAAGGCTGTGTAACGATAACCAACTTTTACCTCGAAAATTATCAGGCAAATGCATTGCCAATAAGCGACATCTATGTATGCGAAAGTTCAGATGATGTTTTGAATAATTCGGAAGGTAAATTTAATATAAGAGCAAAAGAATTAGATATAAGAGCTGAATTAGCAATTCCGGCGGAGTTTACGATAACTTTTTATGCTAATCTGACGGATGCACAAACTAAGATTTCGCCTTTGGATAGGTATCATACATCAGCAACAACAGTACTTTGGGTTCGAATTGAAGATGATAGCCACAATTGTTTCGGAGTTATGCCGTTTAATGCAATTGTAAATTCAATTATTGATCTGGATATAGAAAGTCAATATACTATTTGTGATCCTAGCGTGCAACCTCCAATAATTCTCGATGGAGGAAGTAGCAATTATTCCTGGATATGGAAAAATCAAAGTGGAAGCATTATTTCTACCCAAAGATTTTTTCAACCAACACAGGAAGGTAATTATTCTATTACTGTTCAAAAACAAGAAAACGGAATAAGTTGTTCGCTCACAAAAGAGTTTAGAGTAATAAAAGTAGCAGCTCCTGAATTTTTAGAAGTTAGAGCCAATAACGGACAAGTTTTTGTTTCTGTAAACGGAAATAGTACTTATCAATTTTCATTGGATGGGATTAATTATTTTGGTTCAGGGAACTCCTATACATTTTCAAGTGTTGCCGCAGGTATTCACACTGTTTATGTAAAAGACATACACAATTGCGAAAAAAGTATTACTACTCAAATTTATATGATGACAATTCCTAATTATTTCACACCAAACAATGATGGAATAAATGAAGAATGGAAAATATTTGGTTTGTCAAAGAAATTTTATTCTGGTGTCGAAATTCAAATTTTTGATAGATATGGAAAGCTTCTGTATAATATGGATATGAATGGGAATGAATATGGCTGGCCGGGAATTAGTGATAAAAGGTTGTATCCTGCAGATGATTATTGGTACAAGATTTCATTAACCGATTTGGAAAATAAGTTGATTATTAAAACCGGACATTTTAGCTTAATCAGATGA